Genomic window (Gelria sp. Kuro-4):
AGCGAAGGTGTTAACGAGAGCGCCGAGCAGTAGAAAGACAACCATGAGTCCGCCGGGAACCTTCTGGATTGTCTTAAGGATGGGGACATTGCCGGACATTTTCCGACCTCCTTTAGGCATGTCGAAGGACTCGCTTCTTTCCACTTCCTAGGCTTTATCTACAATGACCGCCACACCGTCGGGGACCACGGTAATAGAGGCCTGGGGGTTGCCGAGAATATCTTCGCCCATGGACACGGCCTCCGCGAGGGAAGGAGCCCACCGCATGTTGAGATGCTCCACCATTTCTTTCGGAGCACTCGTCACCATGATAACCGTGTAGTCCATAAGAACCCGGGCAAAGATCTGGATCTGCCACTGGTCCGGCTCCGTCTGGTCCCGTCCCCGCGCCAGGATCAGGTTCATAACTCCCTCCGGCGTGGGAATGTGCTCGAAGGTACGGTAGAAAGCCTCACCGCCGTGGCCGTCGCTGCACTCCGCCGCCACGATGATCACACCGCCTTTATTACATGTGGCCTCACCGGCGGTCATGCTCTTCACCGCCTGATAGAGATTCTGGTCCAGAGGATATCCTCCATTGCTCGTCACCACGATGTCCGCAGGCACCGCTTTCACCCTGGCGTACCGGCCCACGAACTGACACCCCTTCTCGTGGGCCTGCTCCATTTCTCCGCTGAAGGCCGCGATAATACGCTTGTCTGAATCAATGACCACGTTGCAGACGAAGGCCAGATTCACGGAACGGGCCGCAAAAACCATATCCGCGTGGATGGGGTTCCCCTCCAGGATGCCCGTGCGCGCACGATCATGGGCGATGAACTCTGCGCAGTGATTGGCCAGCACAGTTTTGTAGCTCGCTATCCCCGGAAGCACGCTCTTGCGCCCTCCCGAGAATCCGGCGAAGAAGTGGGGCTCAATGAACCCCTCCGCAACGAGAAGATCGGCCTCCACCGCGAGCTTGTTCAAAATGAGGTCTCCTCCCGAAGGCAAGGTCCCCACCCGGACAAGGACACCGTCGTCGTGGCTGTTGTGCACCACGATCCGCTCGTTCTTGACAATGTCGGGGCCGTACCTTGTGAGAAGTTCTTCCTGGGTTGTAGCGCGGTGTCCTCCGGTCGCAACAAGGATGGTAATATTTGCATCGGGATTTCCAGCGCGCACTTCTTCGAGAAGAAGGGGCATGATGACGGCGCTCGGTACAGGGCGGGTATGGTCGCTGGAGATAATTACTACGTTTTTCTTCCCTTTTGCCAAGTCACGGAGCGGAGCGGAACCGATAGGGTTGTTCAGGGACGCTCTTACCAAATCCTTTTCAGGCGCGCCGGCCTTCAGCTCGTGAAGGCGCGACGTCAGAACGGAGCGCAGCCGTCCGTCCGGCGCCTCAAAGGGTAAAAAGGACCGTCCGTACGGTACAGATACTTTCATAACCTTCTCACCCTCTCGTAATAGTTTATACTTTCGGAAATTACTCTTCCTTGGCAGGACTGACTCTGGATTGGTCCTTCCCTCCAAGAAAACAGGTGCGACCTCGGTACTTCAACTCTATTATTAGAATGCACCGCTCTATCAGTTTATTCCTGCTTGGTATAATCAATTTATTATTTCAATGCCCCGCCACCCGGCTGACTGAACTAAGAAGCAATAATGCCAGGAAGCAACGGTGCCTCCCGGCATGATTAGAACCATGAAGAACCAAAACGCGACCCCGGTGGCGGACAGCACGCGCAGGTGGAGAGCGTACTTCAGCACCAGCGGTATTTCGATCGAGGCAACGCCGAAAGCAACTAAAAGGTCGGTGCAGGCACTGCCGATGCGGGTGAGCGCTTCGTTCCACCCGTAACTAGCGAAGGTTGCCCCGATCGCCGCGGCGGTGCCATGTCCGCCCACGAAACCTATGGCTGCCCGCGAGCCAAGACATCTTCCTGAGAGTAAAGGCGGAAATCCGTAACGATATAAAGGGCGCAGGAAGCCATCAACCCACCCCAGATGCCGCGAAATCCGGGGCAACGTCAATGATCTATAACTGTTGTTGCTCAACAATGTTGCCCTAACAACCAATGTGGGTTATAATAGGAGCAGGAAGCTCCGGAAAAGCTTCCTGCTCCTGGAGGGCATAGCGACCTGGGGGCACATCAGTTTTGGATTGGCCCGCTTACTGGCGGGCTATTTTCTTGATCTGTGCTGGAAGTACAGCCGCATCAGAGTCATTAGGGGGCAATTGCCAGTTCGAGTAGTCCAAGAGCTCGGTGCCCCATGCTGCCGCGGACATTCAGCACACCGCCACGCTAATCGGAGTCTCGTTTGTACCATACGCTCTTTACCCTGTCCCGCATAACTACCATTAAGCCCGGCCATTTCTCTGGCGAAAACTCGTTTATCGCCTGCATCACCCGTTGGTGAATCTCGTGCCGGTTGGGATGAGCTAGACAGATTATTAGCAGACCGTGGTGTGTTTGCTCACGGTAGCGACCAAATCCCCTGTCTGTAGTTACTAGTGTTCTGTGTTCTCGTAATGCTTTTGACCATAGTACCTCATCAGGGACGCCTTCTGCCGAAGTTCCACGAACATCGGTCACGTCATGTCCGGCAGCTACAAGAGCTTGTACTGTACAGCGGGGAATGTTTTCATCCACCAGTATGCGCATGTTAGTGCCCCTGGGCCTGCAAAGGCGTCACGACTTCTTCTGCCAGCGCTGCCGCGTAATCCAGGCAGGCAAGAATGTCCTCCCGGTCTAAGCCCGGGTATTCCCGGCACAAATCTTCAATCGTATCTCCATTAGCCAGCATACGTATGATCTGGTGAACGGGGATACGGGTCCCCTTAACACAAGCCTGCCCGTGGCACACCCGTGGGTCGATACTGATCCTACTATACACAAGCGACACCTCCTCTGGCACCCTGTCAGTTTAATTATAACCTTTTCCCTATTGTTTTTCCATCTCTACAGAGTAGCAGGATAGTGTCAAGAGTTAGCAGGCAGGATAACACACAAATTCCGTAGAAGTGAGCCGCCCCCTCCACGGGGAGGGGGATGGGGGTGGTTCGTTGCTTCTAGGGTAAGTCCCGCTCGATCGGGGCGCCTCGTTCGGGGACAGCCTCGGCGACGGCGGGGTCGGCTTGGTCTGAACGAGCCGAAGGTTTTTCCTGCAAGCGACGGCTACACGGTGGCTGCCCGCGAGCCAAGACATCTTATACAACAGCGTGTTAATTAATGGGAAACTCTACATTCTGCATATACTGTTCGGTAGCATCATAATTCCAGAGGCCGCCCCGGCTTTGGTCCAGATGGGCGTGGGAACTAGAGCCGGTCCTGCTCATGATTAACGCCACCCGCTGGTCCATCGCCCAGGCCGCAGTAACAAGAAGCATAGGCATTATTGCCATCAGTGTCACCTTTGGAGGTTTCTACCATACTCCTCTGAGCGTGTTGGAGCGGCTCTGGCTCCTGGCGGCGGCGCTGCTGGTGGTGCCGGGAACTTTCACCGACTTGATGGGCTTGGGGCTGGGGGCTGCATTTTATCTGCTGGAGCGACGCCGGGAGGTAGAAAGAGCTCACCTCGAGACTGTGGCGTGATTACCGACTGGGCCATGCATGGTAAATGGCACCAAAGTCTCTACCTTTCAAGGTCTAATGTCAAGTTGAGATTCCC
Coding sequences:
- a CDS encoding DUF433 domain-containing protein, which translates into the protein MYSRISIDPRVCHGQACVKGTRIPVHQIIRMLANGDTIEDLCREYPGLDREDILACLDYAAALAEEVVTPLQAQGH
- the larA gene encoding nickel-dependent lactate racemase encodes the protein MKVSVPYGRSFLPFEAPDGRLRSVLTSRLHELKAGAPEKDLVRASLNNPIGSAPLRDLAKGKKNVVIISSDHTRPVPSAVIMPLLLEEVRAGNPDANITILVATGGHRATTQEELLTRYGPDIVKNERIVVHNSHDDGVLVRVGTLPSGGDLILNKLAVEADLLVAEGFIEPHFFAGFSGGRKSVLPGIASYKTVLANHCAEFIAHDRARTGILEGNPIHADMVFAARSVNLAFVCNVVIDSDKRIIAAFSGEMEQAHEKGCQFVGRYARVKAVPADIVVTSNGGYPLDQNLYQAVKSMTAGEATCNKGGVIIVAAECSDGHGGEAFYRTFEHIPTPEGVMNLILARGRDQTEPDQWQIQIFARVLMDYTVIMVTSAPKEMVEHLNMRWAPSLAEAVSMGEDILGNPQASITVVPDGVAVIVDKA
- a CDS encoding DUF5615 family PIN-like protein — protein: MRILVDENIPRCTVQALVAAGHDVTDVRGTSAEGVPDEVLWSKALREHRTLVTTDRGFGRYREQTHHGLLIICLAHPNRHEIHQRVMQAINEFSPEKWPGLMVVMRDRVKSVWYKRDSD